A window of Ketobacter sp. MCCC 1A13808 contains these coding sequences:
- a CDS encoding VOC family protein: MMHLLVEDVDHWHQRIAQAGVAEKYAVRLSKVPDQPWQMRDFTLQDPCGVLWRIGQNSS, from the coding sequence ATGATGCATCTTCTGGTGGAAGATGTGGATCACTGGCACCAGAGAATAGCGCAGGCCGGTGTTGCCGAAAAGTACGCGGTAAGGCTGTCGAAGGTACCGGATCAACCCTGGCAAATGCGGGATTTTACACTGCAAGACCCGTGTGGTGTGTTGTGGCGAATCGGGCAAAACTCAAGCTGA
- a CDS encoding EscU/YscU/HrcU family type III secretion system export apparatus switch protein: MTHKPSSESNSAHNPTQAVALSYDGQSAPFISASGGADLAEEILRIAREHEVPIYENPELVDILARLEVGDEIPELLYRTIAEIIAFVYMLKGKVPEGFGNPRAGDTHKSIEYRTEPAQSHDPERPTPESPAPQSNSGQNPD, from the coding sequence ATGACCCATAAGCCCTCATCCGAATCCAATTCCGCTCATAACCCAACCCAGGCAGTGGCGCTGAGTTACGATGGTCAAAGCGCGCCATTTATCAGCGCTTCCGGCGGCGCGGACCTGGCAGAAGAAATCCTGCGTATCGCGCGGGAACATGAAGTGCCGATATACGAAAATCCGGAGCTGGTGGATATTCTGGCGCGATTGGAAGTAGGTGATGAAATTCCTGAGCTGCTGTATCGCACTATCGCCGAAATCATTGCATTTGTTTATATGCTGAAAGGCAAGGTGCCGGAAGGTTTCGGCAACCCGCGCGCTGGTGATACACACAAATCTATAGAATATCGAACAGAGCCGGCGCAAAGCCATGATCCGGAAAGGCCTACTCCGGAGAGCCCTGCCCCGCAAAGCAATTCGGGCCAGAACCCGGATTAG
- a CDS encoding sulfite exporter TauE/SafE family protein: protein MMDTLYIVLLIVSGIVAGFVNTVAGGGSIFTLPALMLLGMPADIANGTNRVGVFLQSLAGVRGFRQHGKLDQKAIMPILLPTVAGSLIGSWVASVIPVEVLKPVLLGTMIAMTLLIVLKPGTLPAVDEQILTLKEKPIVNLWLFLAGLYGGFVQAGVGFILLTALAGVLRYDLVRANALKMLCTLVFGGVALLVFIVQGQVLWVPGLILGASTIIGVQLSVRFAISAKQQTLKWILLGMALLVCVAALIK, encoded by the coding sequence ATGATGGATACACTGTATATTGTTCTGTTAATCGTTTCCGGCATTGTCGCGGGTTTTGTCAACACGGTGGCCGGCGGCGGTTCGATTTTTACCCTTCCGGCGCTGATGTTACTGGGTATGCCCGCCGATATCGCCAATGGCACCAACCGCGTCGGCGTATTCCTTCAATCGCTGGCCGGTGTGCGAGGATTCCGCCAGCACGGCAAACTGGATCAGAAGGCCATTATGCCGATTCTGCTGCCCACCGTGGCAGGGTCACTGATCGGATCATGGGTTGCATCCGTCATCCCGGTGGAGGTCCTGAAGCCGGTTTTGCTCGGTACCATGATCGCCATGACACTGCTGATCGTTTTGAAACCCGGCACACTACCGGCTGTTGACGAACAAATTCTGACACTAAAAGAGAAACCCATCGTCAACCTTTGGCTGTTTTTGGCGGGCTTGTATGGGGGCTTTGTCCAGGCCGGAGTGGGATTTATTCTGCTAACCGCACTCGCGGGGGTCCTGCGCTATGATTTGGTGCGGGCCAATGCGCTTAAAATGCTCTGTACCCTGGTGTTTGGAGGCGTTGCCCTGCTGGTCTTTATTGTTCAGGGCCAGGTTCTGTGGGTGCCGGGGTTGATTTTGGGGGCCAGCACCATTATCGGTGTGCAACTCAGTGTCCGCTTCGCTATCAGTGCCAAACAACAAACCCTGAAATGGATTCTATTGGGGATGGCTTTGCTGGTGTGTGTCGCGGCCCTGATCAAATAA
- the ccmD gene encoding heme exporter protein CcmD: protein MEFDSFQAFMQMGKHGAFVWSAYGITLVVILGNLIAIRRRKKNVIETIQRKIKREQAGL from the coding sequence GTGGAGTTTGACTCTTTTCAGGCGTTTATGCAGATGGGCAAGCACGGCGCTTTCGTATGGTCTGCCTATGGCATCACTCTGGTCGTGATCTTGGGTAACCTAATCGCCATTCGGCGCCGCAAAAAGAATGTAATTGAAACCATTCAGCGAAAAATAAAACGGGAGCAGGCAGGTTTATGA
- the ccmA gene encoding cytochrome c biogenesis heme-transporting ATPase CcmA, with protein sequence MTAPLLQVEQLECERDDRVLIKNLSFELYNGEILQVEGANGSGKTTLLRVLCGLSDEFQGELTWCGRPRRRVEADFRRQTLYCGHLTGIKMALSPRENLRWILQVKGVSAADAPAQPSLDQALHDVGLGGFEDVPVYTLSAGQKRRVALARLLVEPARLWVLDEPFTAIDRHGVAELEGLIQGHAAKGGSVLITSHHALELNGLRSLQLGLGRGAWQIN encoded by the coding sequence GTGACAGCACCTTTACTACAAGTCGAACAGTTAGAGTGTGAGCGGGACGACCGGGTGCTGATCAAAAACCTCTCCTTTGAGCTATATAACGGCGAAATCCTGCAGGTGGAAGGAGCCAATGGCAGTGGTAAGACCACGTTGCTGCGGGTGCTGTGCGGGCTGTCTGACGAGTTCCAAGGGGAGTTGACCTGGTGTGGCCGGCCGCGGCGTCGGGTGGAGGCGGATTTTCGCCGGCAGACGCTTTATTGCGGGCATCTTACCGGCATCAAGATGGCGTTGTCCCCCAGAGAAAACCTACGCTGGATTCTTCAGGTAAAAGGAGTATCCGCTGCTGACGCCCCGGCCCAACCAAGTTTAGATCAGGCATTACATGACGTCGGTCTGGGTGGTTTCGAGGATGTGCCGGTATACACCCTGTCGGCGGGACAGAAACGACGGGTCGCACTGGCTCGTCTATTGGTAGAGCCTGCTCGCTTATGGGTGCTTGATGAGCCCTTTACTGCAATCGATCGCCACGGTGTGGCTGAGTTGGAAGGCCTGATTCAGGGGCACGCTGCCAAGGGTGGATCGGTACTAATCACCAGTCACCATGCGCTGGAGTTGAATGGCCTGCGATCACTGCAATTAGGCCTGGGAAGAGGTGCATGGCAAATCAATTAG
- the zipA gene encoding cell division protein ZipA, giving the protein MEFDLQLVLILVGLVVIAGIALDGYRRMRKSRIGELKLPSELGGSCEDEWEYFRGELPNGGARKIPLSVRQSIGEDHSNRAEDDDGFGSAIDDAELAFGDPGMPDERPQKRSYTIPGRKLADDKEYQQAYAEHHEAYEADDYDTDGYEPEPEPVEQDQSDLFTDDDLLVASRAEQQAQLNRKTAPARQREPAPAEVELDPSLQEVFVINVMAKQGELNGAELLRVMLSCGFRFGEMNIFHRYEQHSGKGGLLFSAANVVEPGVFDLDTMSEFSTPGICIFMKLPGPKRPIHAFEIMMDSARKISKLLDADIKDENHNVLRQQTAEHYRQRVLDFERKLLSYRGGKRQY; this is encoded by the coding sequence ATGGAATTTGACCTACAACTGGTACTTATATTAGTAGGGTTAGTAGTTATTGCAGGGATTGCCCTTGACGGATACCGGCGAATGCGGAAATCCAGAATTGGTGAACTCAAGCTGCCTTCAGAGCTGGGTGGCAGCTGCGAAGATGAGTGGGAATATTTCCGCGGAGAGTTGCCCAATGGGGGTGCCCGTAAAATTCCTTTGAGTGTGCGCCAATCGATTGGTGAAGATCATTCTAACCGGGCTGAGGACGACGATGGTTTCGGCTCTGCGATCGACGACGCTGAACTGGCGTTCGGAGATCCGGGGATGCCCGATGAGCGCCCTCAGAAACGCAGTTATACGATACCGGGGCGTAAGCTCGCAGACGATAAAGAATATCAGCAGGCCTATGCTGAACACCATGAAGCGTATGAAGCGGACGATTATGACACCGACGGCTATGAGCCGGAGCCGGAACCAGTCGAGCAAGACCAATCCGATTTGTTTACCGATGATGATTTGCTAGTGGCATCCCGTGCCGAGCAGCAAGCGCAATTGAATCGTAAGACAGCCCCCGCGCGGCAGCGTGAACCAGCCCCGGCGGAAGTTGAACTTGACCCGTCGTTGCAGGAAGTGTTCGTTATTAACGTGATGGCGAAGCAGGGCGAATTGAACGGTGCCGAGTTACTACGGGTGATGTTGTCTTGTGGTTTCCGGTTCGGTGAAATGAATATATTCCATCGCTATGAACAGCATAGTGGAAAAGGCGGATTGTTATTCAGTGCCGCCAATGTAGTGGAGCCCGGCGTATTTGATCTGGATACCATGTCAGAATTCAGCACACCGGGTATTTGTATCTTCATGAAATTGCCCGGCCCCAAACGTCCTATTCACGCATTTGAGATCATGATGGATTCAGCGCGCAAAATTTCCAAGTTGCTGGATGCAGATATCAAAGACGAGAACCATAATGTACTGCGCCAGCAAACGGCAGAACATTATCGCCAGCGTGTGCTCGATTTTGAGCGCAAGCTGCTTTCTTATCGCGGTGGAAAGCGGCAATATTAG
- the ccmE gene encoding cytochrome c maturation protein CcmE → MNPIRKQRLIIIVGVLIAVALSVALIMFAMKENINLFYSPTEVVAGNAPMERRIRVGGLVVTGSVIRGEDLHVSFDITDNAETITVKYAGILPDLFREGQGIIANGKLISANTVMADEVLAKHDEKYVPPEVQEAIEKAGHPKGADAQGVTKPAY, encoded by the coding sequence ATGAACCCCATCCGGAAGCAACGATTGATCATTATAGTGGGCGTATTGATTGCGGTGGCGCTGTCGGTCGCACTGATCATGTTTGCAATGAAAGAGAATATTAATTTATTTTATAGCCCCACTGAAGTGGTGGCGGGAAACGCGCCCATGGAGCGCCGTATCCGGGTTGGTGGCTTGGTGGTAACCGGTTCAGTGATTCGAGGTGAAGATCTGCATGTGTCATTCGATATTACCGATAACGCCGAAACCATTACGGTGAAGTACGCAGGCATTCTGCCGGATCTGTTTCGCGAAGGGCAGGGCATTATTGCCAATGGGAAGCTTATTTCGGCCAACACGGTAATGGCCGACGAAGTGCTGGCCAAGCACGATGAAAAGTATGTGCCCCCTGAAGTGCAGGAGGCGATCGAAAAGGCCGGCCATCCCAAAGGCGCAGATGCCCAGGGTGTTACTAAACCGGCATATTAA
- a CDS encoding rhodanese-like domain-containing protein gives MAEAPAEVNGVETVTLNKAKSLFDEGAVFIDVRDQQSWSLGHIEGSVNLDFNASEFAVLYISEELDRSTPIVFYTSSPLNPSSAMASYFASTWGYSNVYYFREGFYSWMAADMPVNLKMAGRTVSSDTVVR, from the coding sequence TTGGCAGAAGCGCCTGCAGAAGTGAATGGAGTCGAAACCGTTACCCTTAATAAAGCCAAATCGTTATTTGATGAAGGTGCTGTTTTCATTGATGTGCGTGATCAGCAGTCTTGGAGTTTGGGTCATATCGAAGGTTCTGTAAATCTGGATTTCAATGCTTCTGAGTTCGCAGTATTGTATATTTCGGAAGAGCTGGATCGCAGTACCCCGATCGTGTTTTACACCAGCAGTCCTCTCAACCCCAGCAGCGCAATGGCCAGCTACTTTGCTTCAACCTGGGGATACAGCAATGTGTATTATTTTCGCGAAGGCTTTTATTCCTGGATGGCGGCTGATATGCCGGTGAACCTGAAAATGGCAGGACGCACGGTATCCTCGGACACCGTTGTACGCTAA
- a CDS encoding GntR family transcriptional regulator yields the protein MSFKAPESLAEQIAQHLGQLIVNGELNSGDRIQELRVASELNVSRGSVREAYLILERRYLINIVPRKGAVVSAMTPKHVRDVYEMNILLIGQLCRRATLVWKEGELQPFLELLKLMESYAAENRVMDFYEATFEFARMAYRFVDNPYLEDMLEDLQPAVRRTYYFAINLSQEERERSMVFFRELMASIMQRDAEGAVAKLEQFAKHQCQTVLARLDPAPVRTSTQSPKAASERA from the coding sequence ATGAGTTTTAAAGCCCCGGAAAGCTTAGCTGAGCAAATTGCGCAACATTTAGGACAATTAATCGTAAACGGTGAACTTAACTCGGGAGACCGGATTCAGGAACTGAGGGTGGCTAGTGAGCTTAATGTCAGCCGGGGCTCTGTACGCGAAGCCTATCTTATTCTTGAGCGTCGTTACCTTATCAATATCGTCCCGCGAAAAGGGGCCGTGGTATCGGCCATGACCCCGAAGCACGTGCGTGACGTCTACGAAATGAATATTCTTCTGATCGGTCAATTGTGCCGCCGGGCGACATTGGTGTGGAAGGAAGGCGAACTACAGCCGTTTCTTGAGTTACTGAAACTGATGGAAAGCTATGCAGCCGAAAACAGGGTGATGGATTTCTACGAGGCGACTTTCGAATTCGCCCGAATGGCCTACCGCTTTGTCGATAACCCCTATTTGGAAGATATGCTGGAAGATCTGCAACCGGCGGTACGCCGGACCTATTATTTTGCGATTAACCTGAGCCAAGAGGAGCGGGAACGTTCAATGGTTTTTTTCCGTGAATTGATGGCGAGCATCATGCAACGGGATGCAGAAGGGGCAGTGGCTAAGCTGGAACAGTTTGCCAAACATCAGTGTCAAACGGTGCTGGCGCGTCTGGACCCCGCTCCGGTCCGGACCTCAACTCAGTCCCCTAAAGCGGCATCAGAACGCGCCTGA
- the ccmB gene encoding heme exporter protein CcmB, whose amino-acid sequence MWSGMLAIIKRDIVIAFRQRGDMVNPLFFFIMVIALFPLGMGPEPGTLQKIAPGVIWIAALLSTLLSVDSLFRQDFDDGALELTLMSPQPLFVLAFGKVLAHWLVTALPLICVAPVLGVMMFMDVNTIKVTLYSLLLGTPVLSMISAIGAALTVGLHKGGVLVAVIALPLYIPVLIFGTSAVEAAAMGHPFAGQLAYLAAFLILAFTFAPFAIATGLRISVNG is encoded by the coding sequence ATGTGGTCCGGGATGCTGGCCATTATCAAGCGGGACATTGTGATTGCTTTTCGTCAGCGCGGCGACATGGTGAACCCGCTGTTCTTCTTTATTATGGTCATTGCGCTGTTTCCGCTGGGCATGGGGCCGGAACCCGGTACGCTACAAAAAATTGCCCCGGGAGTGATCTGGATCGCCGCTTTGCTGTCTACCTTATTATCGGTGGATAGTTTGTTCCGTCAGGATTTCGATGACGGTGCTCTGGAATTAACCTTGATGAGCCCGCAGCCGCTTTTTGTTCTGGCATTCGGGAAGGTGCTGGCACACTGGCTGGTGACCGCGTTGCCGCTAATCTGCGTGGCGCCGGTGCTGGGTGTGATGATGTTTATGGACGTCAATACGATCAAGGTTACGCTTTATAGCCTGCTTTTGGGAACACCGGTTCTGAGTATGATTAGCGCCATCGGCGCGGCGTTAACGGTCGGTCTGCACAAAGGCGGTGTATTGGTCGCGGTGATTGCGTTGCCGCTTTATATTCCCGTGCTGATTTTCGGCACCAGCGCGGTCGAGGCGGCTGCCATGGGGCACCCATTCGCAGGGCAGTTGGCTTATCTGGCGGCGTTCTTAATACTCGCATTCACATTCGCTCCCTTTGCCATTGCAACCGGGCTGCGGATCAGCGTTAACGGATAG
- a CDS encoding heme ABC transporter permease, translated as MTGKMLPWLIAATVLLLVPGLIYGLAFAPPERYQGDSYRIIYIHVPAASIAMGGYIMMAVAGVVVLVWRMKMAEMVARCLAPIGASFTFICLVTGSIWGKPTWGTWWVWDARLTSMLVLLFLYIGVMALNSAINNAQSAARATAVLSIVGAVNLPIIKYSVNWWNTLHQPASIKMTSSAIDPEMLFTLLSCIGGFYCLFAVLLINSTRCEVLQREQRSNWVKKTVGAV; from the coding sequence ATGACCGGGAAAATGTTGCCCTGGCTGATTGCTGCTACCGTGTTGTTGCTGGTGCCGGGTTTAATCTACGGATTGGCGTTTGCGCCACCGGAGCGCTATCAGGGAGACAGCTACCGCATTATCTACATCCATGTTCCGGCTGCCAGTATTGCTATGGGTGGCTATATCATGATGGCCGTAGCCGGTGTGGTGGTGTTGGTGTGGCGTATGAAAATGGCGGAAATGGTGGCCCGTTGCCTGGCGCCGATTGGTGCATCGTTTACCTTCATTTGTCTGGTCACCGGTTCCATCTGGGGCAAACCCACTTGGGGCACATGGTGGGTCTGGGATGCAAGATTGACCTCCATGCTGGTGTTACTTTTTCTCTATATTGGCGTCATGGCGTTGAATTCAGCCATTAACAATGCACAGTCTGCCGCGCGGGCGACCGCGGTGTTGAGTATTGTCGGCGCGGTGAACCTACCCATTATCAAATATTCAGTCAATTGGTGGAACACGCTGCACCAACCGGCCTCGATAAAAATGACCAGCTCCGCGATCGACCCGGAAATGTTGTTCACGTTGTTAAGTTGCATTGGCGGTTTCTATTGCTTGTTCGCAGTGTTGTTAATCAATTCAACCCGTTGCGAAGTTCTGCAACGGGAGCAGCGTAGCAATTGGGTTAAAAAAACAGTTGGAGCGGTATAA
- the cysZ gene encoding sulfate transporter CysZ, translating into MIKELRDGLSYVGEGFALARQPGLRPYLVVPLIMNFLLFGVSGYLVMSYAYEWIAGWGAAVDLWSWLDWLEPVIDQLLGALKWVIFAVIILGLLFIMGSTFTMFTHLLVSPFIGILGEKAELALHEPSYPQHTLGQIALRTITRECRKMLYWIVRAAGLALISVILYFIPVVNAAVPVLWFLFGSWILAMQYIDVAADNNGIPFKDLLMLMQKHRTSVMAFGAVIMALTSIPIVNLFIIPVAVCGGIVFWVKKIQPALGTVALRTK; encoded by the coding sequence ATGATCAAAGAGCTACGGGATGGTTTGAGCTATGTGGGTGAAGGCTTTGCGCTGGCACGCCAACCCGGTTTGCGGCCGTATCTGGTGGTACCTCTGATCATGAATTTCCTGCTGTTCGGGGTCAGCGGCTATCTGGTGATGTCTTACGCCTACGAATGGATTGCCGGCTGGGGTGCCGCTGTCGACCTGTGGAGCTGGCTGGATTGGCTGGAACCGGTTATCGACCAGCTGTTGGGGGCGCTGAAATGGGTGATCTTCGCGGTAATTATCCTGGGGTTGCTGTTTATTATGGGCTCAACCTTTACTATGTTTACCCATCTGCTGGTCAGCCCCTTTATCGGGATTCTGGGCGAAAAAGCCGAACTCGCATTACATGAGCCAAGCTATCCCCAGCATACCCTGGGCCAGATCGCCTTGCGCACCATTACCCGCGAATGTCGCAAAATGTTGTACTGGATCGTACGCGCCGCGGGCCTGGCACTTATCTCGGTGATTCTTTACTTTATCCCGGTAGTCAATGCCGCTGTACCGGTCTTGTGGTTCCTCTTCGGTTCCTGGATCCTGGCGATGCAATATATTGATGTGGCGGCAGATAATAACGGTATTCCGTTTAAGGATTTGCTGATGCTGATGCAAAAGCACCGAACATCTGTGATGGCGTTTGGTGCGGTCATTATGGCGCTTACCTCTATTCCCATCGTGAATCTGTTTATTATTCCGGTCGCCGTGTGCGGAGGCATCGTATTTTGGGTGAAGAAAATTCAGCCTGCATTAGGAACCGTTGCGCTGCGGACAAAATAA
- the smc gene encoding chromosome segregation protein SMC produces MRLKSIKLAGFKSFVDPTTVSFPDNLTSIVGPNGCGKSNVIDAVRWVMGESSAKHLRGESMADVIFNGSSSRKPTTQASVELVFDNSDNSLGGEYVSFNEIGIKRLVTRDGQSNYYLNGTKCRRKDITDIFLGTGLGARSYAIIEQGMISRLIEAKPEELRVFIEEAAGISKYKERRKETEHRMRRTRENLDRLEDLRDELGRQLQHLERQAAAAEKYKQFKEEERLVKAQLQALKWKSLNDQVENSESTIRDLEVKLEAFMADQRSMDATIEQQREQHHELSDKLNEVQGRFYGLGADIARVEQTIQHTKERGNQLRQDLQQTIEACRQGEDQQRIDQEQLEEANIQLAEIEPEYELVKAEADAANDNLHNAEEKMQDWQHKWDEFNQKANEPRQRAQVEQSRIQHLEQSVERLRDRIERLKGERETLSAGPLEEEVAMLEERMAEADMKIEDMQGSALTIQETMKSRRESNNQINLELDNAKSELQTLKGRHASLEALQQAAMGESDLVEWLTRHQLNEQPRLAQKVQAESGWEKAVETVLGDYLQAVCINGLDAVTAVVSGLEKGVVSFLETGTEPNQICNQTLVPLSGKLQGEAAAKALTAGVYIAEDLAQALQLRSQLNAGESLITPDSIWIGPNWMRVARDSSQEDSVLKRQKVLEDTNLRLEEVEARVEQLTETLTEGREALRAMEERREESQRELSEFNRSLSDLKAQLSAKQVRLEQFNMRRERISKELEECKEQQTLEQEALGEARLVLQDAMDLMATDTDQREQLLKQRDENRARLDQVKQAARGGKDKAHQLALQVQQLQSRRDSVKQGLARLTQQLTTLQERRSAIEEQLSLGDDPFVELQAELEEKLESRLLVEEELATARRTQEDCDHQLRAAEKKRAEAEQSAQGVRSQLERNRMEWQGMRVQRENLQNQLTESQFDIEVVVNELPEAANEAEWSAELDRLGGKISRLGAINLAAIDEYKSQSERKNYLDSQHEDLMQALETLENAIRKIDRETRTRFKETFDKVSAGLSELFPKVFGGGHAYLELTGDDLLDTGVAIMARPPGKKNSTIYLLSGGEKALTAIALVFSIFQLNPAPFCILDEVDAPLDDANVGRYSRMVEEMSAKVQFIYITHNKIAMEMAHQLMGVTMHEPGVSRLVTVDVEQAAAMAVA; encoded by the coding sequence ATGCGTCTTAAATCGATCAAGCTTGCGGGTTTCAAATCTTTTGTGGATCCCACCACGGTGTCTTTCCCCGATAATCTGACTTCCATTGTCGGCCCAAATGGTTGCGGAAAATCCAATGTAATTGATGCTGTACGTTGGGTGATGGGGGAAAGCTCCGCCAAACATCTGCGTGGTGAATCCATGGCGGATGTGATTTTTAATGGCTCCAGTTCCCGCAAACCCACGACCCAGGCCTCTGTGGAGTTGGTGTTTGATAACAGTGACAACAGCTTGGGTGGCGAGTACGTCAGCTTCAACGAAATTGGCATCAAGCGATTGGTCACCCGTGACGGGCAATCAAACTATTATCTTAACGGCACCAAATGCCGACGCAAGGACATCACCGATATCTTCCTGGGAACCGGTCTCGGGGCACGCAGTTATGCCATCATCGAACAAGGCATGATTTCCCGCTTGATAGAAGCCAAACCGGAAGAATTGCGGGTGTTTATTGAAGAAGCGGCAGGCATTTCGAAATACAAAGAGCGCCGTAAAGAAACCGAGCACCGTATGCGTCGCACGCGCGAGAATCTGGATCGCCTGGAAGATCTGCGCGATGAATTAGGCCGCCAATTGCAACATCTGGAACGCCAGGCCGCCGCCGCCGAAAAATACAAACAATTTAAGGAAGAAGAGCGTCTGGTAAAAGCGCAACTGCAGGCACTGAAATGGAAAAGCCTCAATGATCAGGTGGAAAACAGCGAATCCACCATTCGTGATCTGGAGGTCAAACTGGAAGCCTTTATGGCGGATCAGCGCTCAATGGACGCCACGATCGAGCAGCAGAGGGAACAGCACCATGAACTCAGCGATAAACTCAATGAAGTCCAGGGTCGCTTTTATGGTTTGGGAGCCGATATTGCCCGGGTGGAACAAACCATCCAACACACCAAAGAACGCGGCAACCAGTTGCGCCAGGACTTGCAGCAAACCATCGAAGCCTGTCGTCAGGGTGAGGATCAGCAGCGTATAGACCAGGAGCAGCTGGAAGAGGCCAATATCCAATTAGCGGAAATTGAGCCGGAATACGAACTGGTTAAAGCAGAAGCCGATGCCGCAAATGATAACCTGCATAATGCCGAAGAGAAGATGCAGGACTGGCAACATAAATGGGACGAGTTCAACCAGAAGGCAAATGAGCCGCGGCAAAGAGCCCAGGTGGAGCAATCCCGGATCCAGCATCTGGAGCAGTCTGTTGAGCGGTTACGGGATCGCATCGAGCGCCTGAAAGGTGAGCGTGAGACCTTGTCCGCCGGACCGCTGGAAGAAGAAGTGGCGATGCTGGAAGAGCGTATGGCAGAAGCGGATATGAAAATCGAAGACATGCAAGGCAGTGCGCTGACGATCCAGGAAACGATGAAAAGCCGCCGTGAATCCAACAACCAGATCAATCTGGAACTGGATAATGCCAAAAGCGAATTACAAACTTTGAAAGGCCGTCATGCCTCATTGGAAGCGTTGCAGCAAGCGGCGATGGGTGAGTCTGATCTGGTGGAATGGTTAACTCGGCATCAACTGAACGAGCAACCTCGTCTGGCGCAAAAAGTTCAGGCGGAAAGTGGCTGGGAAAAAGCCGTAGAAACGGTGTTGGGTGACTATCTGCAGGCTGTGTGCATTAATGGGCTGGACGCGGTAACTGCGGTGGTCAGCGGCTTGGAAAAAGGGGTGGTATCGTTTTTGGAAACCGGCACGGAGCCGAATCAGATCTGTAATCAGACACTGGTTCCTCTGTCCGGCAAACTTCAAGGTGAAGCGGCAGCTAAAGCGCTTACGGCGGGAGTCTATATAGCAGAGGATCTGGCACAAGCCCTGCAACTGCGTTCACAACTGAATGCCGGTGAGTCCCTGATAACTCCGGATTCGATTTGGATCGGACCCAACTGGATGCGGGTAGCAAGAGATTCCTCTCAAGAAGACAGCGTTCTGAAGCGCCAGAAAGTATTGGAAGACACTAATCTGCGCTTGGAGGAAGTGGAAGCTCGGGTCGAACAGCTCACCGAAACGCTGACCGAAGGTCGTGAAGCATTGCGTGCGATGGAAGAACGTCGGGAAGAATCACAACGGGAATTGAGCGAATTCAATCGTTCGTTGTCAGACCTGAAAGCCCAATTGAGTGCCAAGCAAGTACGCCTGGAACAATTTAACATGCGCCGTGAGCGTATCAGCAAGGAGTTGGAAGAGTGCAAAGAGCAACAAACCCTTGAGCAGGAAGCATTGGGAGAAGCGCGCCTGGTGTTGCAGGACGCTATGGATTTGATGGCCACGGACACCGATCAGCGCGAGCAATTATTAAAGCAGCGTGATGAAAACAGAGCGCGCTTGGATCAGGTAAAGCAAGCTGCGCGGGGCGGCAAAGATAAAGCCCACCAGCTGGCGCTGCAGGTTCAGCAATTGCAGTCCCGGCGCGATTCCGTAAAACAGGGGTTGGCACGGTTAACACAACAGCTCACCACCTTACAGGAACGGCGCTCGGCAATCGAAGAACAGCTGTCGCTGGGCGATGATCCGTTTGTGGAACTACAGGCGGAGCTGGAAGAAAAGCTGGAATCAAGATTGCTGGTGGAAGAAGAATTGGCTACCGCGCGTCGTACCCAGGAAGATTGTGACCATCAATTACGGGCTGCCGAGAAAAAGCGTGCGGAAGCCGAACAGTCCGCGCAAGGGGTGCGCTCGCAACTGGAGCGGAACCGTATGGAGTGGCAGGGGATGCGGGTGCAGCGTGAAAACCTGCAAAACCAATTGACCGAATCTCAATTTGATATTGAGGTCGTTGTGAATGAATTACCCGAAGCAGCAAACGAAGCGGAATGGTCTGCCGAGCTGGACCGGCTGGGTGGTAAAATTTCCCGTTTGGGCGCGATTAACCTGGCGGCAATTGACGAATATAAATCCCAGTCCGAGCGCAAGAATTATCTGGATTCACAGCACGAGGATTTAATGCAGGCTCTGGAAACCCTGGAGAATGCAATTCGCAAAATCGACCGTGAAACCCGCACCCGTTTCAAGGAAACGTTCGATAAAGTTTCAGCAGGGTTGTCGGAATTGTTCCCCAAAGTGTTTGGTGGTGGCCATGCCTATCTGGAGTTGACCGGTGATGATCTGCTGGATACCGGTGTTGCCATTATGGCTCGCCCGCCAGGCAAGAAAAACAGCACCATTTATTTGCTCAGTGGGGGTGAAAAGGCGCTCACTGCAATCGCGTTGGTGTTCTCCATCTTCCAGCTTAATCCGGCCCCGTTCTGCATTTTGGACGAAGTGGATGCACCACTGGATGACGCCAACGTGGGGCGTTACTCCCGCATGGTGGAAGAAATGTCAGCGAAAGTGCAGTTTATCTATATCACCCACAACAAAATTGCGATGGAAATGGCACATCAATTGATGGGGGTCACCATGCACGAGCCAGGTGTTTCCAGATTGGTAACGGTGGATGTTGAGCAAGCCGCAGCGATGGCGGTTGCCTAA